The following proteins come from a genomic window of bacterium:
- the argF gene encoding ornithine carbamoyltransferase — translation MDMTKKDLIDLADLSKDDVLEIFSASAKLKKKLKEKNPVDILKGKTLIMLFEKPSLRTRVTFEVGMFQLGGIAINLDPSTVKLGVRESIYDAAKNFSRWVNGIMVRTFSHKKVEELAEYSEVPVINGLTDLLHPCQILTDVFTIIEKFSLNPAAPDFKGIKVAYVGDGNNVVNSLVQASGLLGFDLSIASPDGYFCSKKILTSAEILAKTSGAKIEIGTNPYEAVKNADVVYTDVWVSMGKESEQSKRMKIFKPFQVNKKLFSRAKKTAFFMHCLPAHRGEEVTDEVIDSPNSIVFDQAENRLHVQKGILSILMKDS, via the coding sequence ATGGATATGACAAAAAAGGATTTAATTGATTTAGCGGATTTATCAAAGGATGATGTCCTGGAGATATTTTCCGCTTCCGCAAAACTGAAAAAGAAGCTCAAGGAAAAGAACCCGGTTGACATTCTCAAAGGTAAAACGCTTATTATGCTTTTTGAGAAGCCTTCCCTCAGGACAAGGGTTACTTTTGAGGTGGGGATGTTTCAGTTGGGCGGAATTGCGATTAACCTTGACCCGTCTACGGTTAAATTGGGAGTAAGGGAAAGCATTTACGACGCCGCGAAAAATTTTTCGCGGTGGGTTAACGGAATTATGGTCAGGACTTTCTCGCACAAAAAAGTCGAGGAGCTTGCCGAATATTCCGAAGTGCCCGTTATAAACGGCCTTACGGATTTGCTTCATCCCTGCCAGATTTTGACGGATGTTTTTACGATTATTGAAAAATTTTCTCTTAATCCAGCCGCCCCGGATTTTAAAGGTATAAAAGTGGCATATGTAGGCGACGGCAATAATGTTGTGAATTCGCTTGTTCAGGCTTCCGGGTTACTGGGCTTTGATTTAAGCATTGCCTCTCCGGATGGGTATTTCTGCAGTAAAAAAATTCTTACATCGGCCGAAATTCTGGCAAAAACAAGCGGCGCCAAAATAGAAATAGGGACAAACCCTTATGAGGCGGTTAAAAATGCCGATGTCGTTTATACGGATGTATGGGTAAGCATGGGAAAAGAAAGCGAACAATCCAAAAGGATGAAAATTTTTAAGCCGTTCCAGGTGAATAAAAAACTTTTTTCCCGCGCTAAAAAAACGGCTTTTTTTATGCATTGCCTGCCTGCCCACAGGGGCGAGGAAGTAACCGACGAAGTCATAGACAGTCCTAATTCGATAGTTTTCGATCAGGCGGAAAACAGGCTTCACGTCCAGAAGGGCATTTTAAGTATTCTTATGAAAGATTCCTGA
- a CDS encoding PEP-CTERM sorting domain-containing protein, which yields MKRSLFVMAVFTASVLLSSNAPALLENFDDGVADGWTPESGTTWIAEDGIYKNNAGEGYWQKSTVGWDFQGGNISADFSKGYYAAESGIGILFGGDYTSSMFAAGLWKDASGWIIGVNEYSWDGSRWQNVDGWNNQGIAALSAGTQYTLSLDVSGSAATLTLGSDSVSKTLSGIPSGNIGLYNSVSWGEFDNFSADVVPEPSSIVLLGIGLAGIIGFAFKNRK from the coding sequence ATGAAAAGAAGTTTATTTGTAATGGCGGTATTTACTGCGTCTGTATTGCTCTCATCGAACGCTCCCGCTCTGCTTGAGAATTTCGACGATGGAGTAGCCGACGGATGGACGCCTGAAAGCGGAACAACATGGATTGCTGAAGACGGAATCTACAAAAACAACGCGGGCGAAGGTTACTGGCAAAAATCAACCGTCGGATGGGACTTCCAGGGCGGAAATATTTCGGCTGATTTCAGTAAAGGCTATTATGCCGCCGAATCAGGCATAGGGATACTTTTCGGAGGAGATTATACAAGTTCGATGTTTGCCGCAGGATTATGGAAAGACGCCAGCGGCTGGATTATAGGCGTTAACGAGTATTCATGGGACGGAAGCCGTTGGCAAAACGTCGACGGATGGAACAACCAGGGGATAGCCGCTCTTAGCGCGGGAACACAATATACACTGTCTCTGGATGTCAGTGGCAGCGCCGCGACTCTTACACTCGGTTCTGATTCTGTCTCCAAGACTCTCTCAGGAATACCTTCCGGAAATATCGGGCTTTATAACAGCGTAAGCTGGGGCGAGTTCGATAATTTCAGCGCTGATGTAGTTCCGGAACCTTCAAGCATAGTCCTTTTGGGTATAGGACTGGCTGGAATAATAGGTTTTGCCTTTAAAAACAGGAAATAA